The following are from one region of the Nostoc cf. commune SO-36 genome:
- a CDS encoding NB-ARC domain-containing protein yields the protein MELQRRRKRGVILTPQGFQKLQTAKCQAQSWENLDKRYTLEDLSDRTGLDPDTVMKVFHCQVGVDKQTLNTCFRAFNLLLEPSDYQLAQKDQAISNQHSIKNLTDWGEAPDISAFLERTAELKTLKHWILEEHCRLVTLLGMDGMGKTSLSVKLGEQIQHEFEFVIWRSLRNAPPAKDMLAELIKVLSNGQETNLSKTLDGRISQLIHYLKNTRCLLILDNLETVLQKTSGKYDIRYYRQDDDGYNELITRVSETLHQSCLVLTSNETPKEIRRMIGENLPVRVLQLKGLQVIEVEKIFKTKGNFCGLSSDWHQLIKSYAGNPLLLNIASHKIYRLFDGNISEFLTQKTLVFDEINQFLKEYFKGLSDIENIIIEWLANNSQPASFSELRSQISPAIPPQQILDALESLQERSLVERNTTLFSIAPMIREYINHQLIQNKISSSIKSRQRQLQKNSSIITREKIKLSFNIPALTVVK from the coding sequence ATGGAACTACAACGTAGGCGTAAACGGGGCGTTATTCTTACACCTCAAGGATTTCAGAAACTTCAAACGGCAAAATGTCAAGCACAAAGTTGGGAAAATCTAGATAAACGTTACACTTTAGAAGATTTAAGCGATCGCACTGGCTTAGATCCAGATACAGTTATGAAGGTGTTTCATTGCCAAGTAGGAGTTGATAAGCAAACTCTAAACACCTGTTTCAGAGCTTTTAATTTATTACTTGAACCAAGTGATTATCAACTAGCTCAAAAAGATCAGGCAATTAGTAATCAGCATTCAATCAAAAATTTAACTGATTGGGGTGAAGCACCCGATATCTCTGCATTCTTGGAACGCACAGCAGAACTAAAGACACTAAAACACTGGATTCTCGAAGAACATTGTCGACTAGTGACTCTGTTAGGTATGGATGGGATGGGCAAAACCAGCTTATCAGTAAAGCTAGGAGAGCAAATTCAACATGAGTTTGAGTTTGTGATTTGGCGGAGTCTCCGCAATGCTCCACCAGCCAAAGATATGTTAGCAGAACTAATCAAAGTTTTATCAAATGGGCAGGAAACTAATTTATCAAAAACTTTAGACGGTAGAATTTCGCAGTTGATACATTATTTAAAAAATACCCGTTGTTTATTGATATTAGATAATTTAGAGACAGTTTTACAAAAAACTTCCGGTAAATATGATATTAGATATTACCGTCAAGATGATGATGGTTATAACGAACTCATAACACGAGTATCAGAAACACTTCATCAAAGCTGCTTAGTGCTTACAAGTAATGAAACTCCGAAAGAAATTAGGCGAATGATAGGAGAAAATTTACCTGTTAGGGTGTTGCAATTAAAAGGCTTACAAGTAATAGAAGTAGAAAAAATATTTAAAACCAAGGGTAATTTTTGTGGTTTAAGTAGTGATTGGCATCAATTGATTAAGAGCTATGCAGGTAATCCATTGTTATTAAATATAGCTTCTCACAAAATTTACAGGTTATTTGACGGTAATATTTCCGAATTCTTAACCCAAAAAACCTTAGTATTTGACGAAATTAACCAGTTTTTAAAAGAGTACTTTAAAGGATTGTCGGATATAGAAAATATCATTATTGAGTGGTTAGCAAATAATTCTCAGCCAGCTTCGTTTTCAGAACTGCGATCGCAAATATCACCTGCTATACCACCACAACAAATACTAGATGCTTTGGAATCTTTGCAAGAGCGCTCTCTCGTAGAAAGAAATACTACTCTTTTTTCTATAGCGCCAATGATCAGAGAATATATAAATCACCAATTAATCCAAAATAAAATTAGCTCCAGCATCAAATCTCGCCAGCGTCAATTACAAAAAAATAGCTCAATTATTACCAGAGAAAAAATCAAACTCTCGTTTAATATTCCAGCGCTTACTGTCGTGAAGTAA
- the sixA gene encoding phosphohistidine phosphatase SixA codes for MELYLIRHGIAEDKGLGIKDEERSLTKEGRQKTEKVAQKLVKLGLKFDLILSSPLVRARQTADILIAEKLSAQLEESSHLVHDGQLSSWLKDWLEPRNYSQNTQLALVGHEPDLTNWAEILLWGEVKESLVLKKAGMIGIKLPETGSPLGRSQMFWLTPPKYLL; via the coding sequence ATGGAACTATACTTAATTCGTCATGGCATTGCCGAAGACAAGGGATTAGGCATTAAGGATGAAGAGCGCAGCCTTACCAAGGAAGGAAGGCAAAAAACTGAGAAAGTTGCCCAGAAACTTGTTAAATTGGGATTAAAGTTTGATTTGATTCTCAGCAGCCCCTTAGTGCGGGCCCGCCAAACGGCTGATATCCTGATAGCAGAAAAACTAAGCGCCCAGTTAGAGGAATCTAGCCACCTTGTCCATGATGGTCAACTTTCTAGTTGGCTAAAAGACTGGTTAGAGCCAAGAAATTATTCCCAAAATACTCAACTGGCACTGGTTGGACACGAACCAGATTTGACCAATTGGGCAGAAATTCTCCTATGGGGGGAAGTCAAAGAAAGCTTAGTCTTGAAAAAAGCAGGTATGATTGGGATAAAACTACCAGAAACAGGTTCTCCTTTGGGTCGTAGTCAGATGTTTTGGTTGACACCACCCAAGTACCTGCTATAA
- the tnpC gene encoding IS66 family transposase — MEENCLAYGIEISDSDWYLTPARVKQLVERMGQHIKKSEEKLAELEAKQQELLEKINCTSKNSSSPPSLDPLHAEKKPEKKKSGKKRGGQPGHKGHSRFLYDVSECESVLDHHPKTCRCCGEILLGEDANPYRHQIVEIPPISPIIVEHRLHQLMCGECGTLTRATLPQDVYPSGYGVRVVALVTVLSGLYRHSQRMVQSAMLDIFGISMSLGTVNNLRLEASNAVESAVEEAKIYVQNSQVVGADETSFFQGNVDGCNDKKSLGWLWVAVTPLVTFFEIALSRCSDAARNLLGENFRGILNSDRYAAYNWVGLEQRQLCWAHLKREFIKISERPGVSSDIGNALVKQQEKLFELWHRVRDGTLKRCEFQLLVQPIRNTINSSLEEAANYEIGSKEKTPLAKTVRTCRQILKVEPALWLFVTVEGVEPTNNAAERAIRPAVIWRRTSFGSQTQAGSYFVQRMLTVVTTLKSQRRNVLEFLTQAVSAKRQGQPTPSLLPQVLATAEESKMLLKTHEFIQFDFSN; from the coding sequence ATGGAAGAAAACTGTCTCGCCTACGGAATTGAAATTTCCGACTCAGATTGGTACCTGACTCCAGCCAGGGTCAAACAACTGGTGGAGAGAATGGGGCAGCATATCAAGAAATCAGAAGAAAAGTTGGCGGAACTTGAGGCCAAACAGCAAGAACTATTAGAAAAAATCAATTGCACATCAAAAAATTCCTCATCTCCGCCGTCTTTAGATCCACTTCATGCCGAAAAAAAACCAGAAAAAAAGAAGAGTGGTAAAAAGCGAGGGGGGCAACCAGGGCACAAGGGTCATAGTCGGTTTTTGTACGATGTGTCCGAATGTGAAAGTGTTTTAGACCACCATCCAAAGACCTGTAGGTGTTGCGGAGAAATATTATTAGGAGAAGATGCCAACCCTTACCGCCACCAGATCGTAGAAATTCCCCCCATCAGCCCAATAATCGTAGAACATCGCCTGCACCAACTAATGTGTGGGGAATGCGGTACTTTAACTCGTGCAACATTACCACAAGATGTGTATCCAAGTGGCTATGGTGTAAGAGTAGTGGCTCTTGTAACTGTATTGAGTGGACTTTACCGCCACAGTCAAAGGATGGTGCAGAGTGCCATGCTAGATATATTTGGAATTTCGATGTCCTTGGGTACAGTCAATAACCTGAGACTTGAAGCAAGCAATGCAGTCGAAAGTGCAGTTGAAGAAGCGAAAATATACGTCCAGAACTCCCAAGTAGTTGGAGCTGATGAAACAAGCTTCTTCCAAGGAAATGTTGATGGATGCAATGACAAAAAAAGTCTTGGTTGGCTGTGGGTTGCGGTTACACCACTAGTGACGTTTTTTGAGATTGCCCTTTCCCGTTGTTCGGATGCAGCCCGTAATCTATTGGGTGAAAACTTTCGCGGGATTTTAAATTCAGATCGGTATGCAGCATACAATTGGGTGGGTTTAGAGCAACGCCAATTGTGCTGGGCACACTTGAAACGAGAATTCATCAAAATATCCGAGCGTCCCGGAGTTTCAAGCGACATCGGAAATGCTCTGGTCAAACAACAAGAAAAATTATTTGAACTGTGGCATCGAGTTAGAGACGGAACTTTGAAGCGTTGTGAGTTTCAGCTTTTAGTCCAACCAATTCGTAATACCATTAATTCCTCTCTAGAAGAAGCTGCCAATTATGAGATTGGTTCCAAGGAAAAAACACCACTAGCTAAAACTGTCCGCACTTGCCGCCAAATACTGAAAGTTGAACCTGCTTTATGGTTGTTTGTGACAGTTGAGGGTGTAGAACCAACTAATAATGCTGCTGAAAGGGCGATACGTCCTGCTGTTATATGGCGACGTACCAGTTTTGGTTCTCAAACCCAGGCTGGTAGTTATTTTGTGCAAAGGATGTTGACTGTTGTGACCACTCTTAAGTCTCAGCGTCGAAATGTCTTGGAATTTTTGACTCAAGCCGTTAGTGCTAAACGCCAAGGTCAGCCAACTCCTTCTTTACTTCCACAAGTTCTTGCCACTGCTGAAGAGTCAAAAATGCTGCTTAAAACCCACGAATTTATACAGTTTGATTTCTCAAATTGA
- a CDS encoding DHH family phosphoesterase has protein sequence MYLNSPVTQFESLSLTKEPNPEEPEIEKAPVEVAFKSPSLPPSVGEGAIYLNHRGNSLAQQKSEELQKTLLAHRHDRQLVILQDFPDPDALSCAWAYQLIAQQYDIKCEIIYAGALSHQENIALVRLTNLPIHRWTPQTLKTKDLSCYQGFVLIDNQGTTSQLLSSVQQAGIPLVVLIDHHSIQGDLQSEFEDIRPYVRATATIFTQYLQTGLLALDTSINQHVKCATALMHGLRSDTNRLMQAQEEDFMAAAYLSRFYDAQLLNAILQANRSKRVMDVIERSLKNRIVQNNFSIAGVGYLRYEDRDAIPQAADFLVTEENVHTAVVYGIVHDEDEELEIVIGSLRTSKLTLDPDEFIKEAFGQDSAGRFFGGGRTSAGGFEIPMGFLSGSNENSAYAKMKWEVFDTQIKQKLLRLVNPRDNPIQSE, from the coding sequence ATGTACTTGAATTCTCCCGTTACTCAATTTGAGAGTTTGTCGTTAACCAAAGAGCCAAACCCAGAGGAACCTGAAATCGAGAAAGCGCCAGTGGAAGTTGCCTTTAAAAGTCCATCATTACCGCCATCGGTAGGTGAAGGAGCTATATATCTCAATCACCGTGGTAATTCTCTGGCACAACAAAAGTCAGAAGAACTGCAAAAAACCCTTCTGGCACACCGACACGATCGCCAACTGGTAATTCTGCAAGATTTTCCTGACCCTGATGCCCTTTCCTGTGCCTGGGCTTACCAGTTAATTGCCCAGCAGTATGATATCAAATGTGAAATCATTTATGCTGGCGCATTAAGCCATCAAGAAAATATTGCCTTGGTGAGGCTGACTAATTTACCGATCCATCGCTGGACACCGCAAACCTTAAAAACCAAAGATTTGTCGTGTTATCAAGGTTTTGTATTAATTGATAATCAGGGAACCACTTCACAACTACTGTCATCGGTGCAGCAGGCTGGAATTCCCCTAGTGGTACTCATCGATCATCACAGTATCCAAGGTGATCTGCAATCAGAGTTTGAGGATATCCGTCCTTATGTAAGAGCGACAGCAACAATTTTTACTCAATATCTGCAAACGGGATTATTAGCATTAGATACCAGCATAAATCAACACGTTAAATGCGCTACTGCCTTGATGCATGGCTTGCGATCGGATACAAATCGGTTAATGCAAGCGCAAGAAGAAGACTTTATGGCAGCTGCGTATTTAAGCCGATTTTATGACGCTCAACTGCTAAACGCCATTTTACAGGCGAACCGTTCCAAGCGGGTAATGGATGTGATCGAGCGATCGCTCAAAAATCGTATCGTCCAAAATAACTTTTCCATTGCTGGTGTTGGTTATTTACGCTACGAAGACCGTGACGCCATTCCCCAAGCGGCTGATTTTCTCGTCACCGAAGAAAACGTCCACACCGCCGTAGTTTATGGCATTGTTCACGATGAAGACGAAGAACTAGAAATAGTCATTGGCTCCCTGAGAACCAGCAAACTCACCCTTGACCCCGATGAATTCATCAAAGAAGCCTTTGGACAAGATAGTGCAGGGCGCTTTTTTGGCGGTGGAAGGACAAGCGCAGGCGGTTTTGAAATTCCTATGGGCTTCTTATCCGGCAGCAACGAAAATTCCGCTTATGCAAAAATGAAATGGGAAGTATTTGACACTCAAATTAAGCAAAAATTGCTGAGGTTAGTTAATCCTAGAGATAATCCGATTCAGTCGGAGTAG
- a CDS encoding peptidoglycan-binding domain-containing protein translates to MTDDATEEAIKKFQKQYSQKLKVNGNADAETRTVMEDTVKGLQNRLKFHGFATNAEIPTDLPFYGPATYTAVKKFQKSQGLTENGIATVEQRQLLQQPSLTGKPQPQPQSQLKLIDLCFQFKNNPKNPSYIAALNNLQLNLPKDVLHKVTNKWRGTNDQNPEIVKLTNLFTYYDDNNANHRDALQHLQSQMTPAISQAFLSLWNKK, encoded by the coding sequence TTGACAGATGATGCTACAGAAGAAGCCATTAAAAAGTTTCAAAAACAGTATTCACAAAAACTTAAGGTTAATGGTAACGCTGATGCGGAAACTCGAACTGTAATGGAAGATACAGTTAAAGGGCTTCAGAATAGATTGAAGTTTCACGGTTTTGCAACCAATGCCGAAATTCCAACAGACTTGCCTTTTTATGGGCCAGCCACTTATACAGCAGTCAAAAAATTTCAGAAATCTCAGGGTTTAACTGAAAATGGCATTGCTACTGTTGAACAGCGTCAACTTCTACAGCAACCTAGCCTAACAGGTAAACCTCAGCCTCAGCCCCAGTCACAACTCAAGTTGATAGATTTGTGCTTCCAATTCAAAAACAATCCTAAAAATCCTTCTTACATCGCAGCCCTAAATAACTTACAACTAAATCTACCCAAGGACGTTTTACACAAAGTTACTAACAAATGGAGGGGAACAAACGATCAAAATCCTGAGATTGTCAAGCTGACAAATCTGTTTACTTATTATGATGACAACAATGCAAACCATCGTGATGCATTACAGCACTTACAAAGTCAGATGACCCCAGCCATCTCTCAAGCATTTTTAAGTCTCTGGAATAAGAAATAA
- a CDS encoding HNH endonuclease produces the protein METIIFLCNGEAEYDHPEKGVIKNMELPGLIKSEIASGEYYETPWSCGNSKFIEVGDRAYFKRSGNIGNEPIGFIAAGYVIAAPETQQLKTLDKYKHLDLSAAYIFDSAGCFFVCIKIDSVVDFDLPLEQKNLRKLPQFQGINFNFGGSGCRFNSKAASSLDSEWKEHSLKYQRLEKGRRLVDVFVEQGDDWKKKKDYQAAIDAYQRALEVDPKDGKAIERIKNCKSILNREREISKPPKPIEPQPEKSSLAKTSPEMKELLPAREELDKENFFTFTSDTEARQKIAVSIVRRQGQSQFRQSLLKAYSCKCAITNFDAEAALEAAHIIPYIETENNHPSNGLLLRADLHTLFDLNLIVIDPKTMKVHISPLLKETEYKTIDGKEIRVPKDETCRPNQEFLKQRLQQCKWHQNI, from the coding sequence ATGGAAACTATAATTTTTCTTTGCAACGGCGAAGCAGAATATGACCACCCTGAAAAAGGAGTCATTAAAAATATGGAACTTCCTGGTTTAATAAAATCAGAGATTGCGTCAGGAGAATACTATGAAACACCCTGGAGTTGTGGAAATTCCAAATTTATAGAAGTTGGGGATAGAGCCTATTTTAAGAGAAGTGGAAATATTGGTAATGAACCTATTGGCTTTATTGCTGCTGGTTATGTGATTGCAGCACCAGAAACTCAACAACTCAAGACTTTAGATAAATATAAACATTTAGATTTAAGTGCAGCATATATATTTGATTCTGCTGGATGTTTTTTCGTTTGCATTAAAATAGATTCAGTTGTTGACTTTGATTTACCTCTGGAACAAAAGAATTTAAGAAAATTACCTCAATTTCAAGGTATCAATTTTAACTTTGGAGGCAGTGGTTGTAGATTTAATAGTAAAGCTGCTTCCTCTTTGGATTCAGAATGGAAGGAACATTCTCTCAAATACCAAAGGTTAGAAAAAGGGCGAAGACTTGTTGACGTATTTGTGGAGCAAGGGGATGACTGGAAGAAAAAAAAGGACTATCAAGCTGCAATTGATGCTTATCAACGAGCTTTAGAAGTTGATCCAAAAGATGGCAAAGCAATTGAGAGAATAAAGAATTGTAAATCAATTTTGAATAGGGAGAGGGAGATATCTAAGCCTCCAAAACCAATAGAACCGCAGCCTGAAAAATCATCTCTGGCGAAGACATCGCCAGAGATGAAGGAACTATTACCTGCCAGAGAAGAGCTTGATAAGGAAAATTTCTTCACTTTTACAAGTGATACCGAGGCTCGTCAAAAAATTGCTGTATCAATAGTTAGGAGGCAGGGTCAATCACAGTTTCGTCAATCTTTGCTGAAAGCCTATTCTTGCAAATGTGCAATTACAAATTTTGATGCTGAGGCTGCACTTGAAGCTGCCCACATTATTCCTTATATTGAAACGGAAAATAATCATCCGTCAAATGGTTTGTTGTTACGTGCTGACTTACATACCTTATTTGATTTAAACCTCATTGTTATCGATCCAAAAACAATGAAGGTACATATTTCCCCTCTTCTCAAAGAAACTGAATATAAAACAATCGATGGTAAAGAGATACGAGTTCCAAAAGATGAAACGTGCCGTCCCAACCAAGAATTTTTGAAGCAGAGGTTGCAGCAGTGTAAATGGCATCAAAATATTTAG
- a CDS encoding plasmid pRiA4b ORF-3 family protein, with protein MEDLFARLERTLNPELPSLTESQQQLLQELSINENQPGTILHDFQTLIDFLQPNGVEVSSVNNLLPLKILSELNFRLSHPIETKLKRPVQKSYPYINGLYLLLRSSGIAQIKSQGKKQVLVLDAATLQSWLNLNSTERYFNLLEAWLIWGNNEILGEHQDSLGNLFRCIQLWPRVPDKGLKFPKYEHQHDISYYPGLHNVALLELFGLLSIKHGKPQEGKGWRITSLQRLPFGDALLQLLFPLGIRGELQDDVNVTFGKLQSHLEPFFPEWKHNLLVPKQGFTDGIYIFKVSIYKAWRRIAIPAKKPLSWLAETILDAFDFDYDHLYEFSYKDHFGRIIKIGHAYMETPPFADQIHIGDLPLEPGGKMIYLYDCNRSQKLCCYCEK; from the coding sequence ATGGAAGATTTATTTGCGCGACTAGAACGCACCCTCAATCCTGAACTACCTTCCCTAACAGAGTCACAACAACAACTTCTACAAGAACTCAGTATTAACGAAAATCAACCTGGCACGATTCTACATGACTTTCAAACTCTGATAGATTTTTTGCAACCAAATGGGGTAGAAGTTAGTAGTGTCAATAACCTTCTACCACTAAAAATACTATCAGAACTTAATTTTCGGTTAAGTCACCCAATTGAAACTAAACTCAAACGTCCCGTACAAAAATCATACCCTTACATTAATGGACTATACCTGTTATTACGTAGTTCTGGGATAGCTCAAATTAAATCCCAAGGGAAGAAGCAGGTTTTAGTTTTAGATGCAGCAACTCTGCAATCATGGTTAAATCTGAACTCGACAGAACGCTATTTTAACTTGTTAGAAGCTTGGTTAATTTGGGGAAATAACGAAATTTTGGGTGAACATCAAGATTCATTAGGGAATTTATTTAGATGTATTCAACTTTGGCCGCGTGTCCCAGATAAAGGCTTAAAATTTCCTAAGTATGAACACCAACACGATATTAGTTATTACCCCGGTCTGCATAACGTTGCCCTGTTAGAGTTATTTGGATTGTTATCTATCAAACATGGAAAACCTCAAGAAGGCAAGGGGTGGCGCATCACTAGTTTACAACGCTTGCCCTTTGGTGATGCTCTTTTACAGTTACTCTTTCCTCTGGGTATACGCGGAGAATTACAGGATGATGTAAATGTAACTTTTGGAAAATTGCAGTCACATCTAGAACCATTTTTTCCAGAATGGAAGCATAATTTACTTGTTCCAAAACAAGGCTTTACTGATGGTATTTATATTTTCAAAGTGTCCATTTATAAGGCTTGGCGACGCATTGCTATCCCCGCCAAAAAACCATTAAGCTGGCTAGCAGAGACAATTCTTGATGCTTTTGACTTTGATTACGATCACCTGTACGAGTTTAGTTATAAAGACCATTTTGGTCGCATAATAAAAATCGGTCATGCTTATATGGAAACACCACCATTTGCAGACCAAATACATATTGGTGATTTGCCTCTAGAACCGGGTGGAAAAATGATCTATCTTTATGATTGTAACCGTTCACAGAAGTTGTGCTGCTACTGTGAAAAATAG
- a CDS encoding DUF29 domain-containing protein, translated as MKSIKLQILQTLYEQDFYAWVEQTVKLLQSHQWDTLDLEHLIEEVVDLGKSQQRALQSALRLVLSHLLKWKYPPERRSHSWQVTITRERLNINELLQESPSLRRFLNDAEWINTTYQRARREAMVETSLSEDNFAIACPFSVDEILDLDFYPNAEE; from the coding sequence ATGAAGTCTATAAAACTCCAAATCTTACAAACTCTATATGAGCAAGATTTTTATGCTTGGGTAGAGCAAACAGTAAAGCTTTTGCAATCGCACCAGTGGGACACGTTGGATTTAGAACACTTAATTGAGGAAGTGGTGGACTTGGGTAAGAGTCAACAACGGGCGTTGCAAAGTGCGTTGCGGTTGGTGTTATCGCATTTGCTGAAGTGGAAGTATCCACCAGAACGTCGTAGCCACAGTTGGCAAGTGACCATTACCCGTGAGCGACTGAATATAAATGAATTGCTGCAAGAAAGTCCCAGCTTACGACGTTTCTTAAATGATGCCGAGTGGATAAATACTACCTATCAAAGAGCGCGGCGAGAGGCAATGGTGGAAACAAGTTTATCAGAAGATAACTTTGCGATCGCTTGTCCGTTTTCTGTTGATGAGATTTTAGACTTAGACTTTTATCCTAACGCTGAGGAATAA
- a CDS encoding nucleotidyltransferase family protein: protein MNSNTRLQMILTDTRIDTVLRAIAQLNLPNWWLAGGAVRNTVWSSIFGNECRLGIKDFDIAFFDTEGNRSQEQAAKTTLTEQFPNDLFDVKNQASFARWRTGSRPYASTEEAIADWLHTATAVGVRLDVQGQWQFFTPYGLDDLFSGVIRPTPTHTHNLDADNKASGFLQKCPYLRLA, encoded by the coding sequence ATGAATAGTAACACTCGCCTACAGATGATTTTAACTGATACACGTATTGATACAGTATTACGTGCGATCGCTCAACTAAATCTACCTAACTGGTGGTTAGCCGGTGGTGCAGTCCGAAACACCGTTTGGTCTTCAATTTTTGGCAATGAATGTAGATTAGGTATTAAAGATTTTGATATTGCATTTTTTGATACAGAGGGGAACCGTTCTCAAGAACAAGCAGCAAAGACAACCCTCACAGAACAATTCCCTAATGACCTGTTTGATGTCAAAAATCAAGCTAGTTTTGCTCGTTGGCGTACTGGTAGTAGACCTTACGCTAGTACCGAGGAAGCCATTGCAGATTGGCTGCATACTGCTACTGCTGTGGGAGTTCGACTAGATGTCCAAGGACAATGGCAATTTTTCACACCCTACGGGTTAGATGACCTATTTAGTGGCGTTATTCGACCTACGCCAACACATACTCATAACTTAGATGCCGATAATAAAGCATCAGGGTTTTTGCAGAAATGTCCTTATCTGCGGTTGGCTTAA
- a CDS encoding 2'-5' RNA ligase family protein: protein MSRFFVALLPPQDIQDYANQIKQYFADRYASSNALKSPPHITLQPPFEWENTSLPLLEASLEEFASRQQPVFITLRGFDAFAPRVIYINVVRSQELLTLQADLMIYIESNLGVVDKVSKTRPFAPHITVAFRDLKKQNFKAAWTEFQKRELDFEFSADKLTLLLHDSKRWNIKREFDFFSGNN from the coding sequence ATGAGCCGTTTTTTTGTCGCCCTCCTACCACCGCAAGACATTCAAGATTACGCCAACCAGATTAAGCAGTACTTTGCCGATCGCTATGCTAGTAGTAACGCGCTAAAATCTCCGCCGCATATTACCTTGCAACCGCCCTTTGAATGGGAAAATACCAGCTTGCCACTGCTAGAAGCATCCTTGGAAGAGTTTGCTAGTAGACAACAGCCAGTATTCATTACACTCAGGGGGTTTGATGCCTTTGCACCTCGTGTCATATACATTAATGTTGTCAGAAGTCAAGAGCTTTTAACTTTGCAAGCTGATTTAATGATTTATATAGAAAGCAACTTAGGAGTTGTTGACAAGGTTTCTAAAACCCGCCCTTTCGCGCCTCATATAACGGTTGCTTTTCGGGATTTAAAGAAGCAAAACTTTAAAGCTGCTTGGACAGAGTTTCAAAAGCGTGAGTTAGATTTTGAGTTTAGTGCTGACAAATTAACCTTGTTACTTCACGACAGTAAGCGCTGGAATATTAAACGAGAGTTTGATTTTTTCTCTGGTAATAATTGA
- a CDS encoding HNH endonuclease: protein MGKVLVLNASYEPLNITSWRRAVVLLIKGKAERVEHNGKFLYSDFPLPTVIRLRHYVRVPYKEIPLTRRNILHRDGHACQYCGYTGDELTLDHVIPRSRGGGDSWENIVTACVRCNVKKGSRTPHEAHMPLRHPPRQPYSSLYFEVSKHLKSGLHTEWQKYVIGL, encoded by the coding sequence ATGGGGAAGGTTTTAGTCTTAAACGCCTCTTACGAACCTCTCAATATAACGAGCTGGCGTCGCGCTGTCGTTCTGTTGATTAAGGGCAAAGCAGAACGCGTGGAACACAACGGTAAATTCCTTTACTCGGATTTCCCGTTGCCGACCGTGATCCGGTTGCGTCACTATGTACGTGTTCCTTATAAAGAAATTCCTCTGACTCGCCGAAATATATTGCACCGTGATGGTCATGCTTGTCAATATTGTGGCTACACAGGGGATGAGTTGACACTAGACCATGTAATACCGCGATCGCGCGGCGGAGGCGATAGTTGGGAAAACATTGTGACAGCTTGTGTCCGTTGCAATGTCAAAAAAGGCAGCAGGACTCCCCACGAAGCTCACATGCCTTTGCGTCATCCCCCTCGCCAACCTTATAGCAGCCTCTATTTCGAGGTCAGCAAACATCTTAAGAGTGGGCTGCATACAGAGTGGCAAAAGTATGTTATAGGTCTTTGA
- the cobO gene encoding cob(I)yrinic acid a,c-diamide adenosyltransferase — protein sequence MKNDTPEELNPDKEIGRLIDEVMSSSLTDEQYRKKMQRRKEVQDKRIAEAVPEKGLIIVNTGNGKGKTTAALGMVLRSLGHGYKVAIVQFIKGSWEPSEKRVFSFWEDQIEFHAMGEGFTWETQDRDRDLDKASAAWEKSLEYIRNPDFHLVLLDEINIALKMGYLPVEDVLAGLAQKPANKHVILTGRGAPSALIERADLVTEMTLVKHPFRDQGVKAQPGIEY from the coding sequence ATGAAAAACGATACACCAGAAGAATTAAACCCAGACAAAGAGATTGGACGCTTGATTGATGAAGTCATGTCTTCATCTTTGACTGATGAACAGTACCGCAAAAAGATGCAGCGACGCAAAGAAGTCCAAGACAAGCGGATAGCAGAAGCTGTACCAGAAAAAGGGTTAATTATTGTAAATACTGGTAACGGTAAAGGTAAAACAACTGCGGCTTTGGGGATGGTGTTGCGATCGCTAGGTCATGGGTATAAAGTAGCGATCGTCCAATTCATCAAAGGTAGCTGGGAACCTTCCGAGAAAAGGGTTTTCAGTTTTTGGGAAGACCAGATAGAATTCCACGCAATGGGTGAAGGCTTTACCTGGGAAACTCAAGACCGCGATCGCGATCTTGACAAAGCTAGCGCCGCCTGGGAAAAATCATTAGAATACATCCGCAATCCAGATTTTCATCTGGTGTTATTAGACGAAATCAATATTGCCCTCAAAATGGGTTATTTACCAGTAGAAGACGTTTTAGCAGGTTTAGCACAAAAACCAGCCAACAAACACGTTATTCTCACAGGTAGAGGCGCACCATCGGCTTTAATTGAGCGTGCTGATTTAGTAACAGAAATGACCCTAGTTAAGCACCCTTTCCGCGATCAAGGTGTCAAAGCACAACCTGGAATTGAGTATTAA